The genomic window CTAAATGTAAAGTAAATACTCTTAAAATCCATACTTTAAACTTATTAAAAGTAAAAAACACTGATTTTCACCAGTATTTTTTATTTGAACACCTTATTTAAAAATATTTTAGTTCTTTCTTCTTTAGGATTATTGAATATTTCCTCTGGAGCTCCTTCTTCTACAATTTTTCCATCATCCATAAAAATAACTCTATTAGCAACTTCTCTTGCAAATCCCATTTCGTGTGTGACAACTACCATAGTCATACCTTCCTTTGCAAGCTCTTTCATAACATTCAAAACTTCACCAACAAGTTCAGGATCTAATGCTGATGTTGGCTCATCAAATAGCATTAAATCTGGCTCCATGGCTAAAGCTCTTGCAATAGCTACCCTTTGCTTTTGTCCTCCAGAAAGCTTAGATGGATAAACATCCTTCTTGTCTTCTAATCCTACTTTATTTAATAGTTTCTTAGCTCTTTCAATAACTATGCTTTTATTCTCTTTTTTAACAGTAATAGGTCCTTCTATAATATTTTGTTCAACAGTCATATGAGGAAACAAGTTAAAATTTTGAAAAACCATCCCCATCTTCTCAATAATCTCCCTCATTTTTTTCTTATTATTTTCCTCTAATTTTTCCCCTTCTATAAAAACTTCACCATCATCTGGTATCTCAAGGTGATTTAAACATCTTAAAAAAGTGCTTTTCCCAGATCCAGATGGTCCAATAATCACCAAAACTTCTCCTTTTCTTACATACGTATTTAAGTTTTTAAAAACTATATTATCTCCAAATTTTTTTGTAAGATTTTTTACCTCTATCATATTCATATATAAAACACCTCAATTAATATACTGATAATTTTTTTTCAAGTCCACCAAAAACGGTGGTAAATATAGTAGTCATAGCAAGGTACAAGACTCCTGTTATAAATAATGCTTCTACAGGCTTAGCTGTAGCAGATAACTGCAATTGTGCAGTTCTCATAAGTTCTGTCATTGCTATTACAGAAACCAAAGATGTGTCCTTAAGCATTGTTATAAATTCATTTCCCACAGCAGGAATAATGTTTTTAAATGTTTGAGGTAATATTATTCTTTTCATAGTCTGCATATATGTAAATCCTAAAGCTTTACAAGCTTCAAACTGCCCCTTATCTATAGAAAGAATTCCTCCCCTTATTATTTCAGCCATATATGCTCCTGAATTTAAACTTAATCCAATTATAGCTGCTTGCATAGGCTCAAGTTCCACTCCCACAAAGGGTAATCCATAATAAAATACAAATAATTGCAAAAGCATTGGAGTTCCCCTTAATAACCAAGTGTAGAAAGAAGCTATTTTAGATAAAATTTTAAATTTGCTTAACTTTAATAAGGATATAAAAATTCCTATTACACTTCCTAAAATAACTGATATTACAGTAAGTTCTATTGTCATAATACTCCCCTTTAACAATATGGGGAGCATTTCTTTTAAAATATTTATATCCACTGTACTTTCTCCTTTCACATTCTATGCCAATTTTATTCCTTCTCTAACCATGCTTATTTGTATGCATCAAATCCAAACCATTTTACTGATAACTTAGATAAAGTTCCATTAGTTTTTAAGTTATTAATAGCCTTTTGAACGGCTTCTTTTAATTCTTTATTATCCTTTTTAAATCCTATTCCCATTGGTTCTTCACTAACCTTTTCTTTTAATACTTCAAATTTGCCTGGGTTTTTAGATAGGTAGTATCCTCCTACTTGAGCATCCATTATTACAGCATCTATTCTTCCTATTGATAATTCAGTAAAAGCTTCAGTTATTTTATCATAAGGTTTTACTTGTTTTAATCCTTGGATTTTTTCTGCTGCTTTATGTCCTGTAGATCCCATTTGACATGCAAGAATCTTTCCTTTTAAATCATCCAATTCTTTTATTGACGTATTCCCTTTTTTAACTGCAATAACTTGCCCTCCCATAACATATGGTTCTGAAAAATCTATAGATTTTTTTCTTTCATCTGTAATGCTAAGTCCAGAAATTATAGCATCAAATTTTCCTGATTGAAGAGCTAATAAAATTCCTTTCCATTCTGTTGTCACAAATTCTACCTTAACACCTAGCTCCTTGCCCAATTCATTAGCAAATTCTATATCAAAACCCACAAGATTATTTTTTTCATCTCTAAATTCCATTGGAGGATATGAGTCATCTAAACCTATTTTTATTACCCCAGCCTTTTTTATGTTTTCCATAGAATTAATAGTTTTCAAATCATTTCCCTTAGACTTAGAAGTTCCACACCCTACAAACAAAGATGCCCCTAATACTACGCTTAAAACAACCATAATTATTTTTTTCATATTTATTCAGCCCCCTATTTTTTAAATATTCCCCTACTTCTTATTTTATTACTTGACAATGAAGAGCTTATTAACTCATTCTGTACTCTTTTCATATAATGATTATATAATAATATTAATATTTATGCAATATATTTTTATAAATATGCATAAATATTTTTACTACATAGATAGGATTCTTGGCTTCAAATGTGATTTAAAACTCATCGAAAGATTAAAATCCATTATCCATAATTCTTAGCACCACTAATCTTCAATCTATTTAAGATTAGAATATCAGTGATGGTAGACATCCAAAAATAAAGACTTATAGGAATTTTCCTATAAGTCTTTAAAAATATCTTATTCATTTAATTATAGTTTAAACTTATTTGTTTCATCATTTAATCCTGTTGCAACTTCACTAAGTTGTAAAGCCAAACTCGATACTTCCTCTGAATTTGCAAGCATCTCCTCAGAAGATGCTGATATTTCTTCAGAGGATGCAGAAGTTTCTTCAGCAATAGTTGATATTTCTCTTATTTTATCAGAAACTATCTGATTTGATTTTTTAGTTTTATAAATCGATGAATAAGTTTCATCAATAAGTGGTACTACACCATCTATAGATTTTAGTATTTTTTCAAAGCATTCTACATTCTTCAATACTGTATCTATTTGATTCTCTACTAATCCCTTAACCTCACTTGAATTATCTATTACATTTCCTGTTTCATTAATTATAGATTCAACTAATTCCTGTATTTGTTCTGTTGATTGTTTTGATTGATCTGCAAGTTTCTTTATCTCATCTGCTACTACAGCAAATCCTCTCCCTAGTTGTCCCGCTCTAGCTGCTTCTATTGCTGCATTAAGCGCTAAAAGATTAGTCTGATCTGAAATTTCATTTATAGTATAAGTTATATTACTTATTTGTGATACACTTGAGTTTAGTTTATTTATTGTATTTACTGTAACATTAAAACCTGTTTTAACTTCTTCAATAGATTTTAACAAAGCATCTATTTGATCTTTTCCTATTTCCGCTTCATTTTTTGCTTTATCTGAATTATCTTTTACCATTAACAATTTATTTTCTACATTAGTTATCTCCTTTGTTAAATCTTGCATATATTTTACTGTTTCTACTAGATTGTTAGCTTGATTAGAAGCTCCCTTTGTTACTTCCTGTATTGCAACTGCTACCTCGTTTGATGCTGATGTAATCTCTTTCGCATTGGATGTTAGATTAGTTGACATATCTTTTGTCTTTTCTGCCTCTCTTTTTATACTTCCAACTATATGTCTAAGACAATGACACATATATCCAAAACTATCACTAAGAACACCTATTTCATCATTTGATTTTACATCTACATCAACAGTATTAAGATCACCATCAGCTATCCTTTTAGATGCTTCTGCAAGTCTTTGCAATGGATTTATAACACTCTTTACTATTGAATATAGTATTATTGCTGATATTATAAAACATACAATAGCAATACTTATTGTTATAACTATAATTCTATTAGTAGCTTGTCTTACATTTTCCATAGATACTCCTATCCCTAAAGCTCCAATAGGCACTCCATTTTTATAAACCGGAACCTTTATGTCATAAACATCCTTATTCTCTTTTCCATATGTTAACTTTTCTGAATAAACCTTTCCTTGTTGGATAACATTTTTGATATTATCGTCATTTAAAACTTGATTATTCATTTTTTTATCACTATGAGCTATAACTTTTAAATTCTTATCTATAAAACATGCATAAAATATACTTTTATCTTTTATCATATCATTTGCTAAAGTTTGAGGCTCTAAACTTACCATTAACTCATTTACTTTATTTGCAAGTATGCCTACTTGTATCATTCCTCCACCAAGCCTTATAACGTATCCATATTTATAATAATTATTTGTTTCCCTACTCTTTCTTATCTTTTCCATAAGCTCATTTTTCTTACCAGATATAACAGAATATGATATGTGGTCTGGCCCAAAAACTGCTCCTATACTCGAAGGCACATTAGAATAAATTACATTTCCATTTGTATCTACAAAATTTATTTCATCTACATTAAAACATTTAGCTATCTCTACTAAATATTCATTATTTATTTCATTAGGCTTTTGTGACAAAAATTTTGCTAAATCTCTTATTTTCTCTTCTATAGACTGATTTACTGTGTCCATTGCCACATTACTTTTTCCCATTTGACTTGATACTTGTTGTGCTAGATTTATTCCATCTTGTTGTATTTGAATTAACAATTTATTTTTTGATATATAAATGGCTAAAATAGATGTTAACATTACAATTATAAATATAATCAATAATGGAATAGTAAGTATTTTGAATTTTATAGATTTATATTTTAATAATATTTTTTTAGACATTTTCAGCCACCACCCTTTATAATTTTGAATATTCTATGAAAAATTTCTATAAAATATGACTATTTAAACTATAGCACTTTTTGAATAATATTACAATTATACTAATTATATTTAACTATTGTATTTATGTGTAATTTTACATCATTTAGTTTCATTTCGTAAAATTTTATAATAATTTTAATAACCTAAAAAAAGATTGTAAAAGGCTTCCTCTCCTTTACAATCTTTTTTTAGGTTAAATAATTTATTTTAATTTATTAATTACTTCTTCTACAAATTCTGTAGTTGTTGCTTTTCCCCCTAAGTCAGAAGTTACAACTTTACCTTCTTTTAAAACCTCTGCCACTGCATTATCTATTTTTTGTGCTACTTCAAATTCTTCTAAATATTTAAGCATCATAACCCCTGTTAAAATAGCCGCTGTGGGATTGGCTATGTTTTTTCCAGCTATGTCTGGTGCAGAACCATGAACAGCCTCAAATACTGCTATATTCTCACCTATATTAGCTCCTGGAACTACACCAAGTCCCCCCACTAAGCCTGATGCCATATCAGATAATATGTCACCATATAGATTTGGCATAACAAGTACATCATAATTTTCAGGACTTTGAACAAGCCTCATGCTCATAGCATCTACTATCATATCAGAAAACTCAATTTCTTTGTGCTTCTCAGCAACTTCTCTAGCACATTTTAAGAAAAGTCCATCTGATAGCTTCATAATATTAGCTTTGTGTACTGCAGTTACCTTGTTTCTTTCTTGTTTTTCAGCAAGTTCAAAAGCAAAT from Clostridium sp. MB40-C1 includes these protein-coding regions:
- a CDS encoding amino acid ABC transporter ATP-binding protein; amino-acid sequence: MNMIEVKNLTKKFGDNIVFKNLNTYVRKGEVLVIIGPSGSGKSTFLRCLNHLEIPDDGEVFIEGEKLEENNKKKMREIIEKMGMVFQNFNLFPHMTVEQNIIEGPITVKKENKSIVIERAKKLLNKVGLEDKKDVYPSKLSGGQKQRVAIARALAMEPDLMLFDEPTSALDPELVGEVLNVMKELAKEGMTMVVVTHEMGFAREVANRVIFMDDGKIVEEGAPEEIFNNPKEERTKIFLNKVFK
- a CDS encoding amino acid ABC transporter permease — translated: MDINILKEMLPILLKGSIMTIELTVISVILGSVIGIFISLLKLSKFKILSKIASFYTWLLRGTPMLLQLFVFYYGLPFVGVELEPMQAAIIGLSLNSGAYMAEIIRGGILSIDKGQFEACKALGFTYMQTMKRIILPQTFKNIIPAVGNEFITMLKDTSLVSVIAMTELMRTAQLQLSATAKPVEALFITGVLYLAMTTIFTTVFGGLEKKLSVY
- a CDS encoding ABC transporter substrate-binding protein translates to MKKIIMVVLSVVLGASLFVGCGTSKSKGNDLKTINSMENIKKAGVIKIGLDDSYPPMEFRDEKNNLVGFDIEFANELGKELGVKVEFVTTEWKGILLALQSGKFDAIISGLSITDERKKSIDFSEPYVMGGQVIAVKKGNTSIKELDDLKGKILACQMGSTGHKAAEKIQGLKQVKPYDKITEAFTELSIGRIDAVIMDAQVGGYYLSKNPGKFEVLKEKVSEEPMGIGFKKDNKELKEAVQKAINNLKTNGTLSKLSVKWFGFDAYK
- a CDS encoding methyl-accepting chemotaxis protein; this encodes MSKKILLKYKSIKFKILTIPLLIIFIIVMLTSILAIYISKNKLLIQIQQDGINLAQQVSSQMGKSNVAMDTVNQSIEEKIRDLAKFLSQKPNEINNEYLVEIAKCFNVDEINFVDTNGNVIYSNVPSSIGAVFGPDHISYSVISGKKNELMEKIRKSRETNNYYKYGYVIRLGGGMIQVGILANKVNELMVSLEPQTLANDMIKDKSIFYACFIDKNLKVIAHSDKKMNNQVLNDDNIKNVIQQGKVYSEKLTYGKENKDVYDIKVPVYKNGVPIGALGIGVSMENVRQATNRIIVITISIAIVCFIISAIILYSIVKSVINPLQRLAEASKRIADGDLNTVDVDVKSNDEIGVLSDSFGYMCHCLRHIVGSIKREAEKTKDMSTNLTSNAKEITSASNEVAVAIQEVTKGASNQANNLVETVKYMQDLTKEITNVENKLLMVKDNSDKAKNEAEIGKDQIDALLKSIEEVKTGFNVTVNTINKLNSSVSQISNITYTINEISDQTNLLALNAAIEAARAGQLGRGFAVVADEIKKLADQSKQSTEQIQELVESIINETGNVIDNSSEVKGLVENQIDTVLKNVECFEKILKSIDGVVPLIDETYSSIYKTKKSNQIVSDKIREISTIAEETSASSEEISASSEEMLANSEEVSSLALQLSEVATGLNDETNKFKL
- a CDS encoding isocitrate/isopropylmalate dehydrogenase family protein codes for the protein MAYNITLIPGDGIGPEVMEAAKRVIDNSGVKINWEITEAGAKVINEYGTPLPDYVIDSIKKNRVALKGPVTTPVGKGFRSVNVGLRQALNLYANVRPVKTYAGVPSRYENVDLIIVRENTEDLYAGIEHKVGEEAAESIKIITKKASDRIVEFAFELAEKQERNKVTAVHKANIMKLSDGLFLKCAREVAEKHKEIEFSDMIVDAMSMRLVQSPENYDVLVMPNLYGDILSDMASGLVGGLGVVPGANIGENIAVFEAVHGSAPDIAGKNIANPTAAILTGVMMLKYLEEFEVAQKIDNAVAEVLKEGKVVTSDLGGKATTTEFVEEVINKLK